One region of Oculatellaceae cyanobacterium genomic DNA includes:
- a CDS encoding hemolysin family protein: protein MSPTIEILIILLLTIVSAIFVMSEMAIVSSRKVRLQNMANQGDAKANVALKLANDPNQFLATVQVGITLIIIVSGAFGEGTISKRLLPLLKNVPLLARYSDAIASTIAIMLITYLTLVIGELVPKRLALNNPERIAAALAIPMRMFAKVASPIVHILSASTDTVVRLIGIQPSTDPQVTEEEIKVLIEQGTEAGTFEEAEQDMVERVFRLGDRRISALMTPRPDIIWLDLEDSSEINRLKMLDSGHSRFPVCQGDLDHALGVIHVTDLLSRCLASQSLDLTVSLRQPLYVPESTRGLKVLELFKQTGTHIALVVDEYGVIQGLVTLNDILEEIVGDLPSIEQHEEPLIVQREDGSWLLDGMLSVEEFVELFEADEISAEQRGNYHTLGGFVIMQLGRIPTAADHFEWNGLRLEVMDMDGNRVDKVLVMPITDAPFDSRNED from the coding sequence ATGTCCCCAACTATCGAAATTTTAATTATTCTTCTTTTGACTATCGTGAGTGCCATTTTTGTGATGTCAGAGATGGCTATTGTCTCGTCGCGGAAGGTGCGACTACAAAATATGGCTAACCAGGGAGATGCCAAAGCTAATGTGGCATTGAAGCTGGCTAACGATCCTAATCAGTTTCTGGCTACTGTTCAGGTGGGGATAACACTAATTATTATCGTGTCTGGTGCTTTCGGTGAAGGAACGATATCTAAGAGGCTACTGCCTCTTTTAAAAAATGTTCCTTTACTAGCGCGTTATAGTGATGCGATCGCTTCTACAATAGCCATTATGTTAATCACCTATCTAACGCTGGTGATTGGCGAATTAGTTCCTAAACGCTTGGCATTAAACAACCCAGAACGCATTGCTGCTGCTCTCGCCATCCCCATGCGGATGTTTGCTAAGGTTGCTTCCCCTATTGTTCATATCTTAAGTGCTTCAACTGATACAGTAGTACGTTTGATTGGCATCCAACCATCAACAGACCCACAAGTAACTGAAGAAGAAATCAAAGTTTTGATCGAGCAAGGTACAGAAGCGGGGACGTTTGAGGAAGCAGAACAAGACATGGTAGAACGGGTGTTTCGCTTGGGCGATCGCCGCATTAGTGCTTTAATGACACCAAGACCTGATATTATCTGGCTGGATTTAGAAGATTCTTCTGAGATCAACCGCCTAAAAATGCTCGATAGCGGTCATTCTCGGTTTCCAGTTTGCCAAGGCGACCTGGATCACGCTTTAGGCGTAATTCATGTCACTGATTTGTTATCTCGCTGTCTCGCCAGTCAATCACTTGATCTAACTGTATCTTTGCGACAACCATTATATGTGCCAGAAAGTACTCGTGGCTTGAAAGTTTTAGAGTTATTCAAGCAAACTGGTACTCATATTGCCTTAGTAGTAGACGAATACGGCGTTATTCAAGGATTAGTTACTCTCAACGATATCTTAGAAGAAATAGTCGGCGATCTTCCTTCAATTGAACAGCACGAAGAGCCGCTAATTGTGCAACGAGAAGATGGTTCTTGGTTGCTAGATGGGATGTTGTCTGTTGAAGAATTTGTGGAACTGTTCGAGGCTGATGAGATATCTGCCGAGCAAAGAGGCAATTATCATACATTGGGTGGCTTTGTAATTATGCAACTCGGTCGTATTCCTACTGCTGCGGATCATTTTGAGTGGAATGGTTTACGTTTGGAAGTCATGGATATGGATGGCAATCGAGTTGATAAAGTACTGGTGATGCCAATAACAGATGCACCTTTTGATTCAAGAAATGAAGATTAA
- a CDS encoding class I SAM-dependent methyltransferase codes for MTTAVKTDTTFTSKLVNGLLSVKPLANLAKQQARTMMIKRAEKIGVYWRQEVEDLQKIDWDKYLAEVKNPDLTYPEYYLRTFHAYDEGNLGWFPALEVSVAARAVHAGIWQGAGAEGDAKLRESYHEVLKSSFTNAPKDILDVGCSVGMSTFALQELYPQANITGLDLSPYFLAVAQYNSQQRHANIKWVNAAAENTNLPEASFDLVSTFLLYHELPQFASKEIFREMRRLLRPNGYISIMDMNPKSEIYSKMPPYILTLLKSTEPYLDEYFSFDIEQALIDAGFNKPIITCNSPRHRTIIAQVS; via the coding sequence ATGACTACTGCTGTCAAAACTGATACTACATTTACTTCTAAACTCGTCAATGGGTTACTATCCGTTAAGCCCTTAGCAAATTTAGCCAAGCAGCAAGCTCGTACAATGATGATTAAGCGGGCAGAAAAAATTGGAGTATATTGGCGGCAAGAAGTAGAAGATTTACAAAAAATTGACTGGGATAAATACTTAGCTGAAGTAAAAAACCCCGATCTCACTTATCCTGAATACTATCTGCGGACATTCCATGCCTATGATGAAGGTAATTTAGGCTGGTTCCCTGCATTAGAGGTATCAGTTGCCGCCCGTGCTGTTCATGCTGGAATTTGGCAAGGTGCTGGTGCAGAAGGTGATGCCAAGCTACGGGAAAGTTACCATGAGGTACTGAAAAGCTCATTTACTAACGCACCTAAAGATATTTTAGATGTAGGTTGTAGTGTGGGGATGAGTACTTTTGCACTGCAAGAACTTTATCCTCAAGCAAATATTACAGGTTTAGATTTATCCCCTTACTTTTTAGCCGTTGCACAATACAACTCACAACAACGCCATGCCAATATTAAGTGGGTTAATGCTGCGGCTGAAAATACTAATTTACCAGAAGCTTCATTTGATTTAGTTTCTACATTTTTGCTGTATCACGAACTACCACAGTTTGCCAGTAAAGAGATTTTCCGTGAAATGCGACGTTTACTGCGTCCTAATGGGTATATATCCATCATGGATATGAATCCCAAATCAGAAATTTATTCTAAAATGCCGCCTTACATCTTAACTTTGCTGAAAAGTACCGAACCCTACTTGGATGAGTACTTTTCTTTTGATATTGAACAAGCGTTAATAGATGCTGGTTTTAACAAACCTATTATTACCTGTAATAGCCCACGTCACCGCACGATCATCGCACAGGTAAGTTAG
- a CDS encoding type 1 glutamine amidotransferase, with the protein MNTEQFELTIGWLYPNLMSTYGDRGNVICIQQRAQWRGYNVQVLPLDQNASVEDIHKVDVIVGGGAQDRQQEIVMRDLSGAKADAMREKLEAGTPGVFTCGSPQLLGHYYEPALGERIDGLGLLDLVTKHPGADAKRCIGNVVIEVSASQLAQDLEKMLGSVPLIIGFENHGGRTYLGKVEALGRVVKGYGNNGEDGMEGAFYRNAIATYSHGPLLPKNPFLADWLIQTAFKQKYQTEISLSSLDDTLANQAREAMFKRLGVNTPAVV; encoded by the coding sequence ATGAATACTGAGCAGTTTGAACTAACAATTGGTTGGCTGTACCCTAATTTAATGAGTACCTATGGCGATCGCGGTAATGTGATTTGCATACAACAACGCGCACAATGGCGGGGTTACAATGTGCAAGTTTTACCCTTAGATCAAAACGCATCTGTAGAAGATATACACAAAGTAGACGTGATCGTTGGTGGTGGCGCACAAGACAGGCAGCAAGAAATTGTCATGCGTGATTTAAGCGGAGCCAAGGCAGATGCAATGCGGGAAAAACTAGAAGCGGGTACGCCTGGGGTGTTTACTTGTGGCTCACCTCAACTACTAGGACACTACTATGAACCTGCTTTGGGTGAACGCATTGACGGACTTGGTTTGTTAGATTTGGTGACTAAGCATCCTGGGGCAGATGCAAAGCGGTGTATTGGTAATGTGGTGATTGAGGTAAGTGCATCTCAGTTGGCACAGGATTTAGAAAAAATGTTGGGTAGTGTACCGCTAATCATTGGTTTTGAAAATCATGGCGGTAGAACTTATTTAGGGAAAGTGGAAGCGTTGGGGCGCGTGGTTAAAGGGTATGGCAACAATGGGGAAGATGGGATGGAAGGAGCATTTTATCGCAATGCGATCGCCACTTATTCTCATGGCCCCTTATTACCCAAAAATCCCTTTCTCGCAGATTGGTTAATTCAGACAGCATTTAAGCAAAAGTATCAAACTGAAATATCACTTTCATCGTTAGATGATACTTTGGCAAATCAGGCAAGGGAAGCAATGTTTAAACGCTTGGGAGTTAATACGCCAGCAGTTGTGTAG
- a CDS encoding Mur ligase family protein: MGIKPIDRVQLSLAVFAAKTITSAIRLLRLGAASVLPGTIAVRIQPQVLSLLCRQVKYGVIIIAGTNGKTTTSLLLRTLLERAGWRVTHNSTGANLQNGLITALLDDTNLTGKLKADYAILEVDENALPKVVLQIQPKYILCLNLFRDQLDRYGEVDLISQRWQKVIAQLPTETAVILNGDDPTLSYLGQQLPQNILSFGLSEPKEYLEEIPHAVDSIYCPSCGDRLDYQGVYLSHLGDFKCPSCSFKKSNLAIDSREWPQILIGIYNKYNTLAAVLAAQKIGVAKEVILETIKNFQAAFGRAEELEYNGKKVRILLSKNPVGLNETIRAVNQIKAAGKASTTLMVLNDRTPDGTDVSWIWDVDTEKLVELGGTIVVSGDRVYDMALRLRYSQKNLDSKLNLIVKEDLNEAIATALEHTSADETLHIVPTYSAMLEVREILTGRKIL; encoded by the coding sequence GTGGGAATCAAACCGATAGACAGAGTGCAGCTAAGTCTCGCAGTATTTGCTGCAAAAACGATTACATCTGCGATTAGATTATTACGTTTGGGAGCAGCGAGTGTTCTCCCAGGTACGATCGCAGTACGCATTCAGCCTCAAGTACTGTCGCTGCTATGTCGTCAAGTTAAATACGGTGTAATTATTATTGCTGGGACGAATGGGAAAACTACAACATCCCTGCTATTGCGAACACTGCTAGAGCGTGCGGGCTGGCGTGTTACCCATAATTCTACAGGAGCTAATCTCCAAAATGGGTTAATTACTGCATTGCTGGATGATACTAATCTTACAGGTAAGCTAAAAGCTGATTATGCAATCTTAGAAGTAGATGAAAATGCCTTACCCAAGGTAGTACTACAAATTCAGCCTAAGTATATTTTGTGTTTGAATTTATTTCGCGATCAGTTAGATCGATATGGTGAAGTAGATTTAATTAGTCAGCGTTGGCAAAAAGTCATCGCACAGTTACCCACTGAAACGGCGGTAATTTTGAATGGTGACGACCCAACGTTATCTTATTTAGGTCAGCAGTTACCACAAAATATTTTATCTTTTGGCTTGAGTGAGCCAAAGGAATATTTAGAAGAAATCCCCCATGCGGTAGATTCAATTTATTGTCCTAGTTGTGGCGATCGCTTAGATTATCAAGGTGTTTATTTATCTCATTTGGGTGATTTTAAATGTCCTAGTTGTAGTTTTAAGAAAAGCAATTTAGCAATTGATAGTCGAGAATGGCCACAGATTTTAATTGGAATTTATAACAAATACAATACTCTCGCGGCTGTGTTGGCAGCGCAAAAAATTGGAGTTGCAAAAGAGGTTATTTTAGAGACAATTAAAAACTTTCAAGCTGCTTTTGGTCGTGCTGAAGAATTAGAGTATAACGGCAAAAAAGTTAGAATCTTGTTATCTAAAAATCCCGTCGGGTTGAATGAAACTATCCGCGCTGTTAATCAAATTAAAGCAGCAGGTAAGGCATCTACAACTTTGATGGTGTTGAATGACAGAACACCTGATGGTACAGATGTATCTTGGATTTGGGATGTAGATACAGAGAAGTTAGTGGAGTTAGGGGGGACGATTGTTGTCAGTGGCGATCGCGTCTATGATATGGCTTTGCGTCTACGTTATAGCCAAAAGAATTTAGATAGTAAATTGAATTTAATTGTAAAAGAAGATTTAAATGAAGCGATCGCCACTGCTTTAGAACACACTTCAGCAGATGAAACCCTTCATATTGTGCCTACTTATTCGGCAATGTTGGAAGTAAGAGAAATATTAACTGGGCGTAAGATTCTTTAA
- a CDS encoding L,D-transpeptidase — protein MIKGNLGFKSCLLLGLSAAVLLCSVQQQVTATPTTTTTTNQETRPLTNLPPIEEPGPLLPYKEPSSVNKDQKASSVTPKLATQLVIKLSERRVYVYQKNQVLAKYPIAIGRTKWETPKGNFKVFHKERNPAWENPFTGKVISSGPDNPLGVAWIGFWSDGRNQIGFHGTPQENLVGQAVSHGCVRMRNKDVTALFEQVEIGTPVKVQQ, from the coding sequence ATGATTAAAGGTAATTTGGGATTTAAAAGCTGCTTATTGTTAGGCTTAAGTGCAGCAGTATTACTTTGCTCGGTTCAGCAACAGGTTACTGCTACCCCAACAACTACCACGACAACTAATCAAGAAACAAGACCTCTGACAAATTTGCCTCCTATTGAGGAACCAGGGCCACTTCTACCTTATAAAGAACCATCATCTGTTAATAAGGATCAGAAAGCATCATCTGTTACTCCCAAGTTGGCTACTCAGTTAGTGATTAAGCTAAGTGAACGCCGAGTATATGTTTATCAAAAAAATCAAGTTCTCGCTAAATATCCCATTGCTATTGGTAGAACAAAATGGGAAACTCCTAAAGGTAATTTTAAAGTTTTTCACAAGGAACGCAATCCAGCTTGGGAAAATCCGTTTACAGGTAAGGTTATTTCTTCAGGGCCAGATAATCCTTTAGGGGTTGCTTGGATTGGTTTCTGGAGTGATGGACGCAATCAAATTGGATTTCATGGCACTCCGCAGGAAAACTTAGTAGGGCAGGCAGTTTCTCACGGTTGTGTGCGGATGCGTAACAAAGATGTTACAGCTTTATTTGAGCAGGTGGAAATAGGTACACCTGTTAAAGTACAACAATAA
- a CDS encoding DUF2382 domain-containing protein, which produces MNSQISPNKIEPGKHNLRIKVLLDKLRNKLNNFAVLGKGGYYLGEVKDVKLDRERQLNLVIAQSESEGELRWVLLRSKHIQQVDSGTKMLFVDITKAEVANLPEYSLPQTSLELGIVNSPSPQTTVPQVIDQNVIPANDNSSSNLLDVKADIVPEIRFHAPDTQNITAPEHHQQEHDMDIEESLLSHETDIVEEEVIRLLEERLIVDRNKRKVGEVVVRKVIETRMVQVPVRYEKLIVEQVNPEHKHLAEIVLNGEDLNGLDISELISGSGNGTSTTKPTNEGAVSGEFKSPKSASLFLNAIALQRHHGCAKVRVELVLEDPQLKQTYEQWFERCTGS; this is translated from the coding sequence ATGAATAGCCAAATTTCTCCCAACAAAATTGAACCTGGAAAACATAATCTGCGGATTAAAGTACTATTAGACAAGCTGAGAAATAAACTAAACAATTTCGCAGTTCTAGGCAAGGGTGGCTACTATCTTGGCGAAGTCAAAGATGTCAAACTTGACCGAGAACGTCAACTAAACTTAGTTATTGCTCAGAGTGAAAGTGAAGGTGAACTACGCTGGGTTTTATTAAGAAGTAAACACATACAGCAAGTTGACTCTGGCACTAAAATGCTGTTTGTAGATATTACCAAAGCTGAAGTAGCTAATTTGCCTGAATATTCCCTGCCACAAACTAGCTTAGAGTTAGGGATAGTTAACTCGCCAAGCCCACAAACCACCGTACCTCAAGTAATTGATCAAAACGTTATTCCAGCTAACGATAATAGCTCTTCCAATCTTTTGGATGTTAAAGCCGATATTGTACCTGAAATACGGTTTCATGCGCCTGATACACAAAATATAACAGCACCGGAACATCACCAACAGGAACATGATATGGATATTGAGGAATCTTTGTTATCTCATGAGACTGACATTGTTGAAGAAGAAGTTATTCGTTTATTAGAAGAACGATTAATTGTTGACCGCAACAAACGCAAAGTCGGCGAAGTAGTTGTTCGTAAAGTTATTGAAACCCGCATGGTTCAAGTGCCAGTTCGGTACGAAAAATTAATTGTTGAACAAGTTAACCCTGAACACAAACACCTAGCAGAAATTGTTTTAAATGGTGAAGATTTAAATGGCTTGGACATAAGTGAGTTAATTTCTGGCAGCGGGAACGGAACTTCAACAACGAAGCCAACTAATGAAGGCGCAGTCAGTGGAGAATTTAAGTCTCCTAAAAGTGCTAGTTTATTTTTAAATGCGATCGCACTACAACGTCATCATGGCTGCGCTAAGGTGCGCGTAGAATTAGTATTAGAAGATCCGCAGTTAAAACAAACTTACGAACAATGGTTTGAACGTTGCACAGGTAGTTAA
- a CDS encoding DUF2382 domain-containing protein, producing MTLVKLTELDNNYRDIAGGEDITNFDVYSDTNNEKVGSIKDILVDEEGHFRYLIVDLGFLIFGKKVLLPIGRSRISYSEKRVYAIGMTREQAEKLPEFSENQKVDYDYEESVRGLYRPQTSGTTATSVSSTTSAQPITGSFDRNTYNYQQEQSLYGLNEQNHQNLRLYEERLIASKRRMKTGEVTVGKHIETETRSVSVPIEKERVVIERTTPVEGSTVVTTGEANFTEGEVARIEVYEETPDIHKEAFVREEVRVRKEVDRDTVNAEETIRREELDVNTQGTPVLDNRPNVRSSDLI from the coding sequence ATGACCCTAGTAAAACTCACAGAACTTGATAATAATTATCGTGACATCGCTGGTGGTGAAGACATCACCAATTTCGATGTTTATAGCGATACAAACAATGAAAAAGTTGGTTCCATCAAAGATATTCTAGTAGATGAAGAAGGTCATTTTCGTTATCTAATTGTTGATCTAGGATTTTTGATTTTCGGTAAAAAAGTTTTACTGCCCATTGGTCGTTCACGCATTAGCTATAGCGAAAAACGGGTTTATGCGATTGGCATGACTCGCGAGCAAGCTGAAAAGCTGCCTGAATTCAGCGAAAATCAAAAAGTTGATTATGATTACGAAGAAAGCGTAAGAGGCTTATATCGTCCTCAAACTTCTGGCACAACAGCAACATCAGTTTCTAGCACCACTTCTGCTCAACCCATCACTGGAAGTTTTGACCGCAACACCTATAATTACCAGCAAGAGCAGTCATTATACGGACTGAATGAGCAAAATCATCAAAACCTACGACTGTACGAAGAACGGTTAATTGCCAGCAAAAGACGCATGAAGACTGGTGAAGTAACAGTTGGCAAACACATAGAAACAGAAACTCGTAGCGTTTCTGTACCCATTGAAAAAGAACGAGTTGTAATTGAACGTACCACTCCAGTAGAGGGTAGTACTGTAGTTACTACAGGCGAAGCTAACTTCACTGAAGGGGAAGTTGCCCGCATTGAAGTCTACGAAGAAACTCCTGACATCCATAAAGAAGCTTTTGTACGCGAAGAAGTTCGAGTAAGAAAAGAAGTTGATCGCGATACAGTTAATGCTGAAGAAACAATTCGCCGTGAAGAATTAGATGTTAATACTCAGGGAACTCCGGTTTTAGATAATCGTCCTAATGTTCGCTCCTCTGACCTCATCTAA
- a CDS encoding bifunctional 4-hydroxy-2-oxoglutarate aldolase/2-dehydro-3-deoxy-phosphogluconate aldolase, with amino-acid sequence MSHQAWLSRVERNRAIAVIRANQQEIAYQMALSVAAGGMQLIEITWNTHKSVEVISQLRSEFPELVIGTGTLLNMEQLQSAIASGAQFLFTPHVDIAMIKTAVNAGVPIIPGALTPTEIVHAWNAGASCVKVFPVQAVGGVNYIKSLQAPLGKIPLIPTGGVTLDNAKAFLDAGAIAVGVAGDLFPQHLVADQDWNAIAQRARTLIHLVND; translated from the coding sequence ATGTCTCATCAAGCTTGGTTGTCCAGGGTAGAGCGAAATCGCGCGATCGCAGTTATCCGTGCAAATCAACAGGAAATAGCCTACCAAATGGCTCTCTCTGTGGCAGCAGGGGGGATGCAGTTGATTGAAATTACCTGGAATACTCACAAATCAGTTGAAGTAATTAGTCAGTTGCGTTCAGAATTCCCAGAATTAGTAATTGGTACTGGCACGCTGTTAAATATGGAACAACTGCAAAGTGCGATCGCCTCTGGCGCACAATTCCTTTTTACTCCTCATGTAGATATTGCCATGATCAAGACGGCTGTAAATGCAGGAGTGCCAATTATTCCTGGCGCACTGACTCCGACAGAAATTGTTCACGCTTGGAATGCTGGCGCTAGTTGTGTGAAGGTGTTTCCCGTTCAAGCGGTGGGTGGTGTTAACTATATTAAAAGCTTACAAGCACCGTTGGGTAAAATTCCTTTAATCCCAACAGGGGGGGTAACACTTGACAATGCTAAAGCATTTCTGGATGCTGGTGCGATCGCTGTAGGGGTTGCAGGTGATTTATTTCCTCAACACTTAGTTGCGGATCAAGATTGGAATGCGATCGCACAACGGGCGCGAACTCTCATCCATCTTGTTAATGATTAA
- a CDS encoding L,D-transpeptidase produces MNSLISSTWLRRPQVFLVGTVLLFTAFCALPNPSLAKSKPKPRAVPSKIQSMQQSHQKWIQINLSKQRLIAWKGNKPVYAIVISSGKKSTPTRRGTFAVQYKAVTTRMKGTDYDVPDVPYVMFYNANYAIHGAYWHRRFGTPVSHGCTNLAVNHAKWLFKWASVGTPVIIN; encoded by the coding sequence ATGAACAGCTTGATTTCATCCACTTGGCTACGCCGCCCACAAGTTTTTTTGGTAGGTACAGTACTGCTCTTTACAGCTTTCTGTGCTTTGCCTAATCCCTCTTTGGCAAAAAGCAAGCCCAAGCCGCGTGCAGTGCCTTCTAAAATCCAGTCAATGCAACAATCTCATCAAAAATGGATTCAAATCAACCTTTCAAAACAACGTTTGATTGCTTGGAAAGGTAACAAACCTGTTTACGCTATTGTTATTTCTTCGGGGAAGAAATCAACGCCAACGCGCCGAGGGACTTTTGCTGTTCAATATAAAGCAGTTACAACACGAATGAAAGGCACTGATTACGATGTCCCCGATGTGCCTTATGTGATGTTTTACAACGCTAACTATGCGATTCATGGTGCATACTGGCATCGTCGCTTTGGAACTCCAGTTAGTCATGGTTGCACCAATTTAGCAGTCAATCATGCTAAATGGTTATTCAAATGGGCTTCGGTGGGTACACCAGTCATCATCAATTAA
- a CDS encoding L,D-transpeptidase, whose product MDNLIRCFWLRRKGTIWASVTLLLVALFSWSTPVIAASKSSKMIKTANTNSAKPWIKVDLSSQRLTVLKGKKRLYSVAISSGKRSTPTLTGTFRVQSKYRTKRMRGADYDVSNVPYAMFYSGGYAIHGAYWHNKFGTPVSHGCVNLPVGAARRVFNLAKVGTKVVVQK is encoded by the coding sequence ATGGACAATTTAATTCGCTGTTTTTGGTTACGTCGAAAAGGAACTATTTGGGCAAGTGTCACCCTGCTGCTTGTCGCATTATTTTCGTGGTCAACACCAGTTATAGCAGCCTCAAAGTCGAGTAAGATGATTAAGACAGCTAACACTAATAGTGCCAAGCCCTGGATAAAAGTTGATCTATCATCTCAACGATTAACTGTTTTAAAAGGTAAGAAACGTCTTTATTCTGTAGCGATATCCAGTGGTAAGCGTTCTACACCCACACTTACCGGAACTTTTCGGGTTCAATCTAAATACCGTACCAAACGTATGCGCGGTGCGGACTACGACGTTTCAAATGTACCTTACGCTATGTTCTATTCTGGAGGTTATGCAATTCATGGAGCTTACTGGCACAATAAATTTGGCACACCAGTTAGCCACGGCTGCGTTAATTTACCAGTTGGTGCAGCGCGAAGAGTATTCAATTTAGCTAAAGTAGGCACAAAAGTAGTTGTACAAAAATAA
- the ruvC gene encoding crossover junction endodeoxyribonuclease RuvC: protein MEKRILGLDPGLAILGFGAIICQTSPSLAVTTSSSATRIANVVSNPVTLLDFGVIQTQAKTEMGVRLCTIYDDLHTLMEQLQPDLVAIEKLFFYRMGNTIAVAQARGVMILVLGQHKVPFVEFTPAQIKQALTGRGNADKHEVQEAVAQELNLEQIPKPDDAADALAVALTAWYQI from the coding sequence ATGGAAAAGCGCATTTTAGGACTAGACCCAGGACTGGCAATTTTAGGATTTGGAGCTATTATCTGCCAAACATCTCCATCACTAGCTGTGACAACCTCTAGCAGTGCAACAAGGATAGCCAATGTAGTATCCAATCCAGTAACGCTATTAGATTTTGGCGTTATCCAAACGCAAGCAAAGACAGAAATGGGAGTGAGACTTTGCACTATATACGATGATCTCCACACATTAATGGAGCAATTGCAACCGGATTTAGTAGCAATTGAAAAACTCTTCTTCTATCGTATGGGTAACACAATTGCAGTAGCACAAGCCCGTGGAGTAATGATCTTAGTCTTGGGTCAACACAAAGTTCCATTTGTAGAATTTACACCCGCTCAAATTAAACAAGCCCTTACTGGCAGGGGAAATGCTGATAAGCACGAGGTACAAGAAGCGGTTGCACAGGAGTTGAATTTAGAGCAAATACCTAAGCCAGATGATGCGGCTGATGCTTTGGCTGTAGCTTTAACCGCTTGGTATCAAATTTAA